The following proteins are co-located in the Acidimicrobiales bacterium genome:
- a CDS encoding dihydrodipicolinate synthase family protein, translated as MSNLLQGIVAATVLPFRDDGAPDLDSYSRFVDHLVIEGVGGLAINADSGEGMSLWPAERVDVGKAAVEAAAGRVPIVAGVMASFTDLACRNAEEAAGYGADALLVFPNAHLRGRPLDPEVPLRYLRRIHEASGLPIVAFQLQDDLGGVVYEPETLEAIVTSPFITAIKESTFDAYKFRRTMSLVRSVAPDVSFLSGNDNFIHESFVLGADGALIGAGSIATGLQVQMFDAVRRRDYEAAAGIAEKIEPLMVAVFGAPIRDYRARTKEGLVALGLFENASVREPLLDCPAEEADAVRQALVVAGLLESGE; from the coding sequence ATGTCGAATCTCCTCCAAGGGATAGTCGCCGCAACGGTTCTACCGTTCCGAGACGACGGCGCCCCGGACCTGGACTCCTACTCGCGATTCGTCGATCACCTCGTGATCGAGGGCGTCGGGGGTCTGGCGATCAATGCGGACTCCGGTGAAGGGATGTCGTTGTGGCCGGCCGAGCGGGTCGACGTCGGCAAGGCCGCGGTCGAGGCCGCGGCGGGGCGGGTGCCGATCGTCGCCGGTGTCATGGCGTCGTTCACCGACCTGGCCTGCCGCAATGCGGAAGAGGCAGCTGGCTACGGCGCCGACGCTCTCCTCGTGTTCCCCAACGCCCACCTGCGCGGCCGCCCGCTCGACCCCGAGGTCCCGCTGCGCTACCTGCGGCGGATCCACGAAGCCTCGGGCCTTCCGATCGTGGCGTTTCAACTCCAGGACGATCTCGGTGGAGTCGTGTACGAGCCCGAGACGCTCGAGGCGATCGTCACGAGTCCTTTCATCACGGCGATCAAGGAGTCCACCTTCGACGCCTACAAGTTCAGGCGGACGATGAGCCTTGTCCGCTCGGTCGCCCCAGATGTCTCTTTCCTGTCCGGCAATGACAACTTCATCCACGAGAGCTTCGTGCTCGGGGCGGACGGGGCGCTCATCGGTGCCGGTTCGATCGCCACCGGCCTTCAGGTTCAGATGTTCGATGCGGTCCGCCGCCGCGACTACGAAGCCGCCGCTGGCATCGCCGAGAAGATCGAACCGTTGATGGTCGCCGTTTTCGGAGCACCGATTCGCGACTATCGCGCTCGGACCAAGGAAGGGCTCGTCGCCTTGGGTCTGTTCGAGAACGCGAGCGTCCGTGAGCCGCTTCTCGACTGCCCGGCAGAGGAGGCCGACGCGGTACGTCAGGCTCTCGTGGTCGCAGGGCTGTTGGAGTCCGGCGAGTGA
- a CDS encoding GMC family oxidoreductase, whose translation MASTQRADVVIVGAGPSGAVAAKRLAAEGLRVVTLEQGDWPDYSKARAGESDFEITANRYWNWDPNARAAEADYPVDDAESEITALMYNGVGGGTVIYAAHWERFLPSDFAVRTLDGVADDWPFSYEDLAPFYDTVEKDFAVSGLEGDTCYPEGHVPPLPPVPMNRIGRLGGEALNRLGWHWWPATNAIATVKHGALNPCAQRTSCLYACPTAAKASVDRTHWPALVKQGVELRTGARVSQVIVGSDGLADGVVYVDGDGVEHVQHADVTILCTNGIGTPRLLLMSETTGHSDGLANSSGLVGKRLMMHPFATSIGVFEDDLESWRGPWGQHLHIMEFYETDKSRDFVRGAKWALMPTGAPLAMMLPGLWGDADVWGENFHDTLRRRLGRSAMVGIICEDLPEESNQVTLSATATDSSGLPAPKVTYRNSENSKKMIRFQVERAEELLREMGAYEVISTPNIDVSGWHLLGTARMGTDPGTSVVDEWGRTHDVENLFIFDGSTFPTSSGVNPTATIAANALRFADHLARDRRSVTVPS comes from the coding sequence ATGGCGAGTACTCAGCGTGCTGATGTCGTCATCGTCGGAGCCGGACCATCGGGTGCGGTGGCGGCGAAGCGGCTGGCGGCCGAGGGACTGAGAGTCGTGACCCTGGAGCAGGGTGACTGGCCCGATTACTCGAAGGCGCGGGCGGGCGAGAGCGACTTCGAGATCACCGCGAATCGCTATTGGAACTGGGATCCCAACGCGAGGGCAGCTGAAGCTGACTATCCCGTCGACGACGCTGAGAGTGAGATCACTGCGCTCATGTACAACGGCGTGGGTGGTGGGACCGTGATTTATGCGGCCCACTGGGAGCGGTTCCTTCCATCTGACTTCGCAGTCCGGACCCTGGATGGAGTCGCCGACGACTGGCCGTTCAGCTATGAGGATCTCGCCCCCTTCTACGACACCGTCGAGAAGGACTTCGCGGTGTCGGGACTCGAGGGTGACACGTGCTATCCCGAGGGTCACGTTCCGCCGCTCCCACCCGTGCCCATGAACCGGATCGGACGTCTTGGCGGCGAGGCCCTGAACCGACTGGGTTGGCACTGGTGGCCCGCGACCAATGCGATCGCCACGGTCAAGCACGGCGCGCTGAATCCCTGCGCGCAGCGCACCTCGTGTCTGTATGCCTGTCCGACCGCTGCAAAAGCCTCGGTCGACCGCACGCACTGGCCTGCGCTCGTGAAGCAGGGGGTGGAGTTGAGGACCGGGGCGCGTGTCTCACAGGTCATCGTCGGGTCCGACGGTCTCGCCGATGGCGTCGTCTACGTCGACGGGGACGGTGTCGAGCACGTCCAACACGCAGACGTCACCATCCTGTGTACGAACGGGATCGGAACACCACGCCTGCTCCTGATGTCAGAGACGACAGGACACTCTGACGGCCTCGCGAACTCATCGGGGCTCGTGGGCAAGCGGCTCATGATGCACCCCTTTGCGACTTCTATCGGAGTATTCGAAGACGACTTGGAGAGCTGGCGAGGCCCCTGGGGGCAGCACCTGCACATCATGGAGTTCTACGAGACCGACAAGAGCCGGGACTTCGTCCGAGGGGCCAAGTGGGCGCTCATGCCGACTGGAGCCCCGCTCGCCATGATGCTCCCCGGATTGTGGGGTGATGCCGACGTCTGGGGCGAGAACTTCCACGACACGCTGCGCCGGCGACTCGGGCGTTCGGCGATGGTCGGGATCATCTGCGAGGACCTGCCGGAGGAGTCCAATCAGGTCACGTTGTCGGCGACAGCCACCGATTCGAGTGGGCTTCCTGCGCCGAAGGTCACATATCGGAACTCGGAGAACTCGAAGAAGATGATCCGGTTCCAGGTCGAGCGGGCCGAGGAGCTGTTGCGGGAGATGGGGGCCTACGAGGTCATCTCGACGCCCAACATCGATGTCTCCGGCTGGCATCTGCTCGGCACGGCCCGCATGGGAACCGACCCCGGGACGTCCGTCGTCGACGAGTGGGGACGAACCCACGATGTTGAGAACCTGTTCATCTTCGACGGCAGCACTTTCCCTACCTCGTCGGGCGTGAATCCGACGGCGACGATCGCAGCCAACGCGCTCCGATTCGCCGACCACCTCGCCCGGGACCGGCGATCGGTGACGGTGCCGTCATGA
- a CDS encoding aldehyde dehydrogenase family protein — protein sequence MGRSSGCHYIDGAFVASESAEQVDVLEKATGAVMGTAAVGGAHEVDRAVAAAERSRHEWAAAPYTARAAVLRAAAAGIEGRSAELIDVIVRETGAIAAKAEYEVWAGASYLYQAAELAARTGGEILPSAMPGKMNLVRRMPLGTVGIITPWNFPVVLGVYTLAPALAVGNAVVLKPAPDTPISGGQLLAEILDDAGVPAGVFNVVTGEGDAVGEPLVTHADVAMIHFTGSTAVGRRINMLAAEQLKRVSLEMGGNNALLVLDDADPEHAAMIGAFAAFNYQGQTCITAGRHIVMSSVADAYTESLVRRAAGIPVGDPTDPNVGMGPIINQRQLERAVSLLGSATTEGASVLQGGTHEGLFMAPTVLGGVSADNTAFREELFAPIAPITVVDTEEEALELVNRTDYGLVNSIVTGDPMRGLALAERVHSGMVHVNDVTTLVEPNVPFGGIGLSGLGRPTGGSANLEHFTERQWISVARQPVEYPW from the coding sequence ATGGGACGCTCGTCTGGCTGCCACTACATCGATGGTGCCTTCGTCGCCAGCGAATCGGCCGAGCAGGTCGACGTCCTCGAGAAGGCCACCGGGGCCGTGATGGGAACTGCGGCCGTCGGCGGCGCTCACGAGGTGGATCGTGCAGTTGCGGCCGCGGAGCGCAGCCGTCACGAATGGGCGGCCGCGCCGTATACAGCCAGGGCCGCGGTCCTTCGGGCTGCTGCTGCCGGGATCGAGGGGCGCAGCGCGGAGTTGATCGACGTGATTGTGCGGGAGACCGGCGCGATCGCCGCCAAGGCCGAGTACGAGGTGTGGGCCGGTGCGAGCTACCTCTATCAGGCGGCTGAGTTGGCCGCTCGGACGGGAGGCGAAATCCTGCCTTCGGCCATGCCGGGGAAGATGAACCTCGTCCGGCGGATGCCTCTCGGAACGGTCGGCATCATCACGCCGTGGAACTTCCCAGTCGTGCTCGGTGTCTACACGCTTGCTCCCGCATTGGCGGTCGGGAACGCCGTGGTCCTCAAGCCCGCCCCGGACACTCCCATCAGCGGTGGTCAGCTCCTCGCCGAGATTCTCGACGATGCCGGGGTCCCGGCGGGCGTGTTCAACGTGGTCACGGGCGAAGGCGACGCTGTGGGTGAGCCGCTCGTGACCCACGCCGATGTCGCGATGATCCACTTCACCGGGTCGACCGCCGTCGGTCGCCGGATCAACATGCTCGCCGCGGAGCAGCTCAAGCGCGTGAGCCTCGAGATGGGTGGCAACAACGCGTTGTTGGTTCTGGACGACGCTGATCCGGAGCATGCGGCAATGATCGGAGCGTTCGCTGCCTTCAACTACCAGGGCCAGACGTGCATCACGGCCGGGCGCCACATCGTGATGTCATCCGTCGCCGATGCGTACACCGAGTCTCTGGTGCGCCGAGCAGCGGGGATTCCGGTCGGCGATCCGACCGATCCGAACGTGGGAATGGGGCCGATCATCAATCAGCGCCAACTCGAACGAGCGGTCTCGCTACTCGGATCGGCGACGACCGAGGGCGCCTCAGTGCTCCAAGGAGGAACACATGAAGGCCTGTTCATGGCGCCCACGGTTCTCGGCGGTGTCTCGGCTGACAACACGGCGTTCCGTGAGGAGCTGTTCGCTCCCATCGCGCCGATCACCGTCGTCGACACGGAGGAGGAGGCGCTCGAGCTGGTCAACCGGACCGACTATGGGCTCGTCAACTCGATCGTCACGGGCGATCCGATGCGTGGGCTCGCGCTGGCGGAGAGAGTCCACTCAGGCATGGTCCATGTCAACGACGTGACGACTCTCGTGGAGCCGAACGTGCCGTTCGGTGGAATCGGACTGTCAGGACTGGGTCGACCGACTGGAGGCTCTGCGAACCTCGAGCACTTCACGGAGCGGCAGTGGATCTCGGTCGCCCGTCAGCCGGTGGAGTACCCGTGGTGA
- a CDS encoding GNAT family N-acetyltransferase, producing the protein MIVDFHRVPAPEVGAADLHDILRLRGDIFVVEQQCAYADIDGRDLDTGTTHHWFRDPSGIAAALRTLDGTDGVARIGRVVTRPDVRGRGLSARLVVGALAGIDGPAMVRAQAHLEHWYARFGFDAGAVPDRFTEDGIPHVVMMRPAGPQPVHVDSADIDDPALVELVAELLHDLRSRYPGMTDVESPAEIVEGWGRFVVVRVDGVPAGCGAVRRLPDGRAELKRMYVRPEMRGRGLVQLLLAAVDALAAEAGYDALYLVAGDRQPEAVAAYRREGFVDAAPWGRWVDIPQAVCMMRPIDRAQGGEEA; encoded by the coding sequence GTGATCGTCGATTTCCATCGGGTCCCGGCCCCCGAGGTGGGCGCTGCGGACCTTCACGACATCTTGAGGCTGCGGGGGGACATCTTCGTCGTCGAGCAGCAGTGCGCCTACGCGGACATCGACGGCCGTGATCTCGACACCGGCACCACCCACCACTGGTTCCGCGACCCGTCCGGGATCGCCGCAGCCCTGCGGACCCTCGACGGGACGGACGGCGTTGCACGGATCGGCCGGGTCGTCACCCGTCCCGACGTGCGCGGTCGGGGACTGTCGGCCCGCCTGGTCGTGGGGGCCTTGGCCGGGATCGATGGTCCCGCGATGGTGCGCGCCCAGGCCCACCTGGAGCACTGGTACGCGCGGTTCGGCTTCGACGCAGGCGCGGTCCCCGACCGCTTCACCGAGGACGGGATCCCCCACGTGGTGATGATGCGCCCGGCGGGACCACAGCCCGTCCACGTGGACTCGGCTGACATCGATGATCCGGCACTGGTCGAGCTCGTCGCGGAACTCCTTCACGATCTGCGGTCTCGCTACCCGGGAATGACCGACGTCGAGAGCCCGGCCGAGATCGTCGAGGGTTGGGGGAGGTTCGTCGTCGTCCGTGTGGACGGGGTCCCCGCGGGGTGTGGCGCCGTGCGACGGCTACCTGACGGGCGGGCCGAACTGAAGCGGATGTACGTGAGGCCCGAGATGAGGGGGAGGGGCCTGGTACAGCTCCTACTCGCAGCTGTCGACGCGCTGGCCGCCGAAGCCGGCTACGACGCGCTGTACCTGGTGGCCGGGGACCGCCAGCCCGAGGCCGTTGCGGCCTACCGGCGGGAGGGCTTCGTCGACGCGGCGCCGTGGGGCCGGTGGGTGGACATCCCCCAGGCGGTCTGCATGATGCGCCCGATCGATCGGGCCCAGGGCGGCGAGGAGGCCTGA
- a CDS encoding cytochrome P450: MATTLTERFDEILKGGPGDLSGFYRDARADGGIFWSDAFGGWVASRYDDVSRVLNDEEYFGPLMAGSGSSIIHGRTILHMEGVEHRRKSAILSKYLRSPRLLEGPQREFVRKLSVELLDALPDGPVDLKPAFTTPLPLQVTAWIMDIEEAPDFRETYDRIVAGGASNLSGDPEVHRRALEARTKLFDFVTPLIAQRRENPGEDLLSTLCATEYEGETLSDDEIRSFCSFLLAAGVETTDRSMSSLLKKLFSEPELWSRLQADRSLIPSACAEGLRWAPPVHAISRGVRTETELSGQMVEPDQRVVVLLASANRDEDHWDDPDDFVLDRFAESADRQFSAKAQILSFGHGRHLCTGSLLARLEMLEGLEFLLDRYDGATFPNGVPDDLGYVLRSPEHLTVQLQPTS, from the coding sequence GTGGCCACGACACTCACCGAACGGTTCGACGAGATCCTGAAGGGCGGACCGGGCGATCTCAGCGGCTTCTACCGCGACGCGCGCGCCGACGGCGGCATCTTCTGGAGCGACGCCTTCGGCGGCTGGGTGGCCTCGCGCTATGACGACGTGTCCCGCGTGTTGAACGACGAGGAGTACTTCGGCCCCCTCATGGCCGGATCGGGCAGCTCGATCATCCACGGTCGCACCATCTTGCACATGGAGGGCGTGGAGCACCGTCGCAAGAGCGCGATCCTCTCGAAGTACCTCCGCAGCCCCCGGCTGTTGGAAGGCCCCCAGCGTGAGTTCGTGCGCAAGCTCTCCGTGGAACTCCTCGACGCCCTGCCCGACGGGCCGGTCGACCTGAAGCCGGCCTTCACCACCCCCCTGCCGTTGCAGGTGACCGCGTGGATCATGGACATCGAGGAGGCACCGGACTTCCGCGAGACCTACGACCGCATCGTGGCCGGCGGTGCGTCCAACCTGAGCGGCGACCCCGAGGTCCACCGCCGTGCACTCGAGGCACGCACCAAGTTGTTCGACTTCGTCACGCCGCTCATCGCGCAGCGCCGCGAGAACCCGGGCGAGGACCTGCTGTCCACGCTGTGCGCCACCGAGTACGAGGGCGAGACGCTCTCCGACGACGAGATCCGCTCGTTCTGTTCCTTCCTGCTGGCGGCGGGCGTCGAGACCACCGACCGGTCGATGTCGTCGCTGCTGAAGAAGCTCTTCTCGGAGCCGGAGCTGTGGTCTCGCCTCCAGGCGGACCGTTCGCTCATCCCCTCGGCCTGCGCGGAGGGCCTGCGGTGGGCTCCGCCCGTGCACGCCATCTCCAGGGGCGTTCGCACCGAGACCGAGTTGTCCGGCCAGATGGTCGAACCCGACCAGCGTGTGGTCGTCCTGTTGGCCTCGGCCAACCGCGACGAGGACCACTGGGACGACCCCGACGACTTCGTGCTCGACCGCTTCGCCGAGTCCGCCGACCGCCAATTCTCCGCGAAGGCCCAGATCCTCTCGTTCGGTCACGGCCGACACCTCTGCACGGGATCGCTGCTGGCCCGTCTGGAGATGCTCGAGGGCCTCGAGTTCCTGCTGGACCGCTACGACGGCGCCACGTTCCCGAACGGCGTCCCCGACGACCTCGGCTACGTGCTGCGGTCCCCGGAGCACCTCACGGTGCAGCTCCAGCCCACGAGCTGA
- a CDS encoding helix-turn-helix transcriptional regulator yields the protein MPVDEPHRVRCNLDELLDRSGLTLTELAERVGITVVNLSILKNDRARAIRFSTLTAICDALACEPGDLLTLGTEPP from the coding sequence ATGCCCGTCGACGAACCTCACCGGGTGCGGTGCAACCTCGACGAACTCCTGGACCGCAGTGGGCTCACGCTCACCGAGCTCGCCGAGAGGGTTGGCATCACGGTCGTCAACCTCTCGATCCTCAAGAACGACCGCGCCAGAGCGATCCGATTCTCTACTCTGACTGCCATCTGCGACGCCCTGGCCTGTGAACCGGGAGACCTGCTCACCCTTGGCACGGAGCCGCCGTGA
- a CDS encoding DUF2975 domain-containing protein — protein MSALQADRPRFDVILRISEVALAAAAVAAALTVISVVVGVHGLGLIDGSSPLSVLADNDMMSIEAELAFPVELTGDLTTRDTVDGSRDIASGRSPAELTGPVVAQVALLTPSGLERAAWTVSRVVAPLVAGLAALVLLGLVRSLHDGDPFNRRNERRLWVLAAVAAVGGTVAGLGPQLIDGWMVGRSAASDLVETQLSLTSTLVALAASTVLAVLAGVWHLGVDLSDEARATI, from the coding sequence ATGTCCGCCCTCCAAGCCGATCGTCCCCGGTTCGACGTCATCCTCAGGATCAGCGAGGTCGCGCTGGCCGCTGCGGCCGTCGCGGCCGCCCTCACCGTGATCTCGGTGGTCGTCGGGGTCCATGGCCTCGGCCTCATCGACGGATCCAGTCCTCTTTCTGTTCTCGCCGACAACGACATGATGTCCATCGAGGCGGAACTCGCGTTCCCTGTCGAGCTCACCGGGGACCTGACCACCCGCGACACCGTCGATGGGAGTCGCGACATCGCGAGCGGCCGGAGTCCGGCAGAGTTGACGGGCCCGGTGGTCGCGCAGGTCGCGCTGTTGACGCCGAGCGGTCTGGAACGGGCGGCGTGGACGGTCTCACGTGTCGTCGCACCGCTGGTCGCCGGCCTGGCCGCCCTCGTTCTCCTCGGGCTCGTCCGCTCGTTGCACGACGGCGACCCCTTCAACCGCCGCAACGAGCGGCGGCTCTGGGTGCTCGCTGCCGTGGCCGCCGTGGGGGGTACCGTCGCCGGGCTGGGCCCGCAGCTGATCGACGGGTGGATGGTCGGCCGGTCAGCGGCCTCGGACCTCGTCGAGACACAGCTCTCACTCACGTCGACCCTCGTTGCGCTCGCTGCGAGCACGGTCCTGGCCGTACTCGCAGGTGTCTGGCACCTGGGCGTCGATCTGAGCGACGAGGCCCGGGCGACGATCTGA
- a CDS encoding AMP-binding protein codes for MSRVYEGDWIVSSILTDRAEKFGDETAVFSHDGDLSWVDLVDRAARVGGFLGGLGVGPGDRVATMLPTSIDYMAVWYGIVWVNAIDVPINNEYKGVFLEHILRDSGSKILVIDARWVDRLDHIDLPTLEKVVVVGTAGANAPDGLGVYDLTDGLAHDPVPLVDRADTDLTYIMYTSGTTGPAKGVMHNNVSSCYYLVPFVEGLDLTDDDVCYSMFPLFHQMGRSACTQAAFWVGNPVVLRNGFSASGFWDDIATSGATWMGYFGAVIQFLWDNEPSAIETAHSLTRAFGSSAPRSLIEPWQERFGVKLYEVYGSTEIGLGSGLGTGPPKLGTMGPICRQVEVQIVDEFDNPVPTGTIGEAVWRPTEPYAIFQGYWNRPEATVESWRNLWFHSGDGAYLDEDGYFVFSDRMKDSIRRRGENISSFFVEDAVRAIEGVKEVGAYAVPSDVSETEEDVMVAIVLDDGATVDVEAMFHTLCETMPRHAVPRYARFLDELPRTPTQRIRKFKLRDMGTDGAHDREAMGIHPPKE; via the coding sequence ATGAGCCGGGTCTACGAGGGTGACTGGATCGTGTCGTCGATCCTCACCGACCGTGCCGAGAAGTTCGGTGACGAGACCGCCGTCTTCAGCCACGACGGCGACCTTTCCTGGGTGGACCTCGTCGACCGTGCGGCCCGGGTCGGGGGGTTCCTCGGTGGACTCGGTGTGGGCCCCGGGGACCGGGTCGCGACGATGCTGCCGACGTCGATCGACTACATGGCGGTCTGGTACGGCATCGTCTGGGTCAATGCCATCGACGTCCCCATCAACAACGAGTACAAGGGCGTCTTCCTCGAACACATCCTCCGGGACTCCGGCTCCAAGATCCTGGTCATCGATGCACGCTGGGTCGACCGCCTCGACCACATCGACCTGCCCACGCTGGAGAAGGTTGTGGTGGTAGGAACCGCCGGTGCGAATGCGCCCGACGGCCTCGGTGTGTACGACCTGACCGACGGCCTCGCCCATGACCCGGTCCCGCTCGTCGACCGTGCCGACACCGACCTCACCTACATCATGTACACCTCGGGCACGACGGGCCCCGCCAAGGGCGTCATGCACAACAACGTGAGCTCCTGTTACTACCTCGTCCCCTTCGTCGAGGGTCTCGACCTCACCGACGACGACGTCTGCTACTCGATGTTCCCTCTGTTCCACCAGATGGGGCGCTCCGCGTGCACCCAGGCCGCCTTCTGGGTCGGCAACCCCGTCGTGTTGCGCAACGGCTTCTCCGCGAGCGGGTTCTGGGATGACATCGCCACGAGCGGCGCGACGTGGATGGGCTACTTCGGAGCCGTCATCCAGTTCCTGTGGGACAACGAGCCCTCAGCGATCGAGACCGCGCACTCGCTGACGCGCGCCTTCGGATCCTCGGCGCCACGGTCGCTCATCGAGCCGTGGCAGGAACGCTTCGGAGTGAAGCTCTACGAGGTCTACGGCTCCACGGAGATCGGTCTCGGTTCCGGTCTCGGCACCGGGCCGCCCAAGTTGGGGACCATGGGGCCGATCTGTCGCCAGGTCGAGGTGCAGATCGTCGACGAGTTCGACAATCCCGTTCCGACGGGGACCATCGGCGAGGCCGTGTGGCGGCCCACCGAGCCCTACGCGATCTTCCAGGGCTACTGGAACCGTCCCGAGGCGACGGTGGAGAGTTGGCGCAACCTGTGGTTCCACTCCGGTGACGGCGCCTATCTCGACGAGGACGGGTACTTCGTCTTCTCCGACAGGATGAAGGACTCCATCCGACGCCGGGGCGAGAACATCTCGTCGTTCTTCGTCGAGGACGCGGTGCGGGCCATCGAGGGTGTGAAGGAGGTGGGCGCCTACGCGGTCCCCTCCGATGTGTCCGAGACCGAGGAGGACGTCATGGTGGCGATCGTCCTCGACGACGGCGCCACGGTCGACGTCGAGGCGATGTTCCACACACTGTGCGAGACGATGCCCCGCCACGCCGTGCCCCGGTACGCGCGGTTCCTCGACGAGCTTCCCCGGACCCCCACCCAACGCATCCGGAAGTTCAAGCTGCGCGACATGGGTACCGACGGCGCCCATGACCGCGAGGCCATGGGCATCCACCCGCCGAAGGAGTGA
- a CDS encoding maleylpyruvate isomerase family mycothiol-dependent enzyme, with protein MDPATYLPVIEAESAHVRNQALREPTAPVPHCPEWDCATLLVHLGNVYRFIAALVSAAPGSPEEVPARTTEEPSAADLTGWFDAARFRVIDALAGAGTSTAMWTWSEARDSGFFHRRMAHESTMHRLDADLAVDGSLGVVDPAFASDGIDEFVHVGLRHSLRRPERTYADGSLHLHCTDTEGEWMVVPDGSGGVTVTREHAKGDVAVRGPAVNILRYVWGRERENVDVFGDEDLADAWARCSP; from the coding sequence ATGGACCCAGCCACGTACCTGCCCGTCATCGAGGCCGAGTCGGCCCATGTCCGGAACCAGGCTCTGAGGGAGCCGACCGCGCCGGTGCCCCACTGTCCGGAATGGGACTGTGCCACCCTCCTGGTCCACCTCGGCAACGTGTACCGCTTCATCGCCGCGCTCGTCTCGGCGGCTCCGGGTTCACCCGAGGAAGTCCCCGCACGCACGACCGAAGAGCCGTCGGCAGCCGATCTCACCGGCTGGTTCGATGCTGCACGATTCCGCGTGATCGACGCGTTGGCCGGGGCGGGGACGAGCACGGCGATGTGGACCTGGTCCGAGGCACGCGACTCCGGCTTCTTCCACCGCCGCATGGCGCACGAGTCGACGATGCACCGCCTCGATGCGGACCTCGCGGTGGACGGCTCGCTCGGCGTCGTCGACCCGGCGTTCGCGTCGGACGGCATCGACGAGTTCGTCCACGTCGGGCTGCGCCACTCGCTACGCCGGCCGGAACGGACCTACGCGGACGGTTCGCTGCACCTGCACTGCACCGACACCGAAGGCGAATGGATGGTCGTCCCGGACGGATCAGGTGGCGTCACCGTCACACGCGAGCACGCCAAGGGCGACGTGGCCGTAAGGGGCCCCGCCGTCAACATCTTGCGGTACGTGTGGGGCCGCGAGCGCGAGAACGTCGACGTCTTCGGCGACGAGGATCTCGCCGACGCCTGGGCCCGGTGCAGTCCCTGA
- a CDS encoding SDR family NAD(P)-dependent oxidoreductase translates to MAWSVGAGIEGKGVIVTGAAGGMGRPVAEAFAAAGAKVMAVDLHADAAAEVVAGLEGEGHVAAGLDLSDLDAQTALVERAKSELGGVYALAHLAAVLRRRDSLGAVTEDDWDFQVDTNLKASFFLCRAVAEAMKEGGEGGRIIAFTSQGWWTGGFGGSVVYCASKGGIVSMVRGLARTFGPDGITVNAVAPGQIETPMLMTDLDPAVLQRLLDATPLGRIGQPEEMAGTVVFLASQHASYISGATINVSGGQLMY, encoded by the coding sequence ATGGCGTGGAGTGTCGGTGCTGGCATCGAAGGCAAAGGTGTGATCGTGACCGGCGCCGCCGGCGGGATGGGCAGACCCGTCGCGGAGGCCTTCGCCGCGGCGGGGGCCAAGGTGATGGCGGTCGACCTCCACGCGGATGCGGCGGCCGAGGTGGTCGCGGGTCTCGAGGGGGAGGGGCACGTGGCCGCGGGCCTGGACCTGTCGGACCTGGACGCGCAGACGGCGCTCGTCGAGCGGGCGAAGTCCGAGCTCGGCGGTGTCTACGCGCTCGCCCATCTGGCTGCCGTCCTGCGCCGCCGGGATTCGCTCGGCGCGGTGACCGAGGACGACTGGGACTTCCAGGTCGACACCAACCTGAAGGCCAGCTTCTTCCTGTGTCGTGCCGTTGCCGAGGCGATGAAGGAGGGCGGCGAGGGTGGCCGGATCATCGCCTTCACCTCCCAGGGATGGTGGACCGGCGGGTTCGGCGGTTCCGTCGTGTACTGCGCGTCGAAGGGTGGGATCGTCTCGATGGTGCGGGGACTGGCCCGCACATTCGGGCCCGACGGCATCACGGTGAACGCGGTCGCTCCCGGTCAGATCGAGACGCCGATGCTCATGACCGACCTCGACCCGGCGGTCCTGCAGCGACTCCTCGACGCCACACCGCTGGGCCGCATCGGTCAGCCCGAGGAGATGGCCGGGACAGTGGTGTTCCTCGCCTCCCAGCACGCGTCCTACATCTCGGGGGCGACGATCAACGTGAGCGGCGGGCAGCTGATGTACTGA